From Leptospira ellinghausenii, a single genomic window includes:
- a CDS encoding LIC11755 family lipoprotein, which yields MKKCLLIFIIFVVSCSSQNQSPFYFYDDSLGEIPELFFEYGSKDSSLSLPDSKEVFHYENGIFCVYSLPISLYKLELGAKFRICSKLDEESSNRWKTGFSLLKNLKSEYPTFLESGKGWNLSFKTFAKWKEKRREMVPVLEWKEQVFSTGLVTYQSFAIPHPIFLQKSNTECEVVYRSYSLSVSENQTPTIVFEFPCPNVEKILDLVLSQNQSWISSCEIDSPNISEIFRHSESDYVRYLEWENTKDKVICPYAETLEREKEGVTITFQSEDFRKRSRVMLPHGILLLSDHPKFQGINISKQFLSQLGTQETIRFGESILYDNSFDFKQGGEYFAKQWRTTSCRDQKNLWESEESFCGNPGIPNYLEQNAETNPIPQCNPSQIRLTEFYPGNESVPNFPLPAYFEFRNEGTSCDLSSLNWILNGDVYPFSAKEEILKQNGIFLFTRELWLGWNLLERKKPFYIPKQVFQIPPFSIQNRKTEESFSFQFDPNRYHLLRKGNQNRFSIVVQEKEFPHPRITSDSKLLSFGFQLSPGVHESNQIQLIGSSLLEFAQNPNPFLDFGFFEGEEGIGSFQSSEKKDYFYWKQSGRKMETFGYEPNQCNGENIYHLPSGFFGESFKSLLYTDKDTSNNHLTVWNDSLLKEKSYDGSRSLHPEITPILFSSSMVSSIPCPGLWRSPGSEKTASLEIVKLKDQAGYLANSALGNLGSIFFGNQRQKLAISVIPLFSLQFNLDVTNVLFGHPEEQMYSYFTHPNLIKPVGFLEKKGPIQIEAIYPNPFLSQNEWVYVCNRSGNTEDLSLYLIEDETSTDDLVSYQSRFPNEIPIGKNGKGFITNDTVLPPSSCAWIVDPDGKDWYLPIFHSESDRLITVVTTQTIGNGISSGEFLQLRKKSNGVSILISSFGHKESPSNFHKTVSTGEYIWLKTNAEGTTPDDFEVYREEN from the coding sequence GTGAAAAAATGTTTACTCATCTTTATTATTTTCGTAGTTTCTTGTTCTTCACAAAACCAATCTCCGTTTTACTTTTATGATGATTCCTTAGGTGAGATTCCTGAATTATTTTTTGAATATGGATCGAAGGATTCGTCACTCAGTCTGCCAGATTCAAAGGAAGTGTTTCATTATGAAAATGGGATTTTTTGTGTGTATTCACTTCCCATTTCATTGTACAAATTAGAGTTAGGTGCAAAATTCAGAATTTGTTCCAAATTAGATGAGGAAAGTTCCAATCGTTGGAAAACCGGGTTTTCTCTTTTAAAAAATCTAAAATCAGAATATCCTACGTTTTTAGAATCTGGAAAGGGTTGGAATCTCTCCTTCAAGACATTTGCGAAATGGAAAGAAAAACGAAGAGAGATGGTTCCCGTTTTAGAGTGGAAAGAACAAGTGTTTTCAACAGGCCTTGTGACGTACCAAAGTTTTGCAATCCCTCATCCTATTTTTTTGCAAAAATCGAATACAGAATGTGAGGTTGTTTACCGTTCGTATTCGCTTTCTGTTTCGGAAAATCAAACCCCAACGATTGTATTCGAATTTCCATGCCCTAATGTGGAGAAGATTCTCGATTTGGTGTTAAGCCAGAACCAATCTTGGATTTCCAGTTGTGAGATTGATTCACCTAACATCTCTGAAATCTTCCGTCATTCAGAATCTGATTATGTGCGTTATTTAGAATGGGAGAACACAAAAGACAAGGTCATTTGTCCCTATGCGGAAACACTCGAAAGGGAAAAAGAGGGAGTCACAATCACATTCCAATCGGAAGACTTTCGAAAACGTAGCCGTGTGATGTTACCACATGGAATCTTACTCTTATCCGACCATCCAAAATTCCAAGGAATCAACATTTCCAAACAATTTTTATCTCAGCTGGGAACACAGGAAACCATCCGATTTGGGGAATCGATTTTGTATGATAACTCGTTCGATTTTAAACAAGGAGGGGAATATTTTGCAAAACAGTGGAGAACCACTTCTTGTCGTGACCAAAAAAATCTATGGGAAAGTGAAGAATCGTTTTGTGGTAATCCTGGTATACCAAACTACCTAGAACAAAATGCCGAGACAAATCCAATCCCTCAGTGTAATCCAAGTCAGATCCGACTCACTGAATTTTATCCGGGAAACGAATCAGTACCAAACTTCCCTTTACCTGCTTATTTTGAATTTCGCAATGAAGGAACTTCTTGTGATTTATCTTCTTTAAATTGGATTTTGAATGGAGATGTTTATCCATTTTCAGCAAAGGAAGAAATTCTAAAACAGAATGGAATATTCCTATTCACTAGGGAACTTTGGTTAGGTTGGAATCTTTTAGAACGAAAAAAACCATTTTATATCCCCAAACAAGTCTTCCAAATCCCTCCCTTTTCCATCCAAAATCGAAAAACAGAAGAGAGTTTTTCCTTCCAGTTTGATCCAAATCGTTACCATTTGCTCAGGAAAGGAAACCAAAATCGTTTTTCCATTGTTGTCCAAGAGAAAGAGTTTCCACATCCCCGAATCACGAGTGATTCCAAATTACTTTCATTTGGATTCCAGCTAAGCCCAGGTGTACACGAATCAAACCAAATACAATTGATAGGCAGTTCCCTCTTAGAATTTGCACAAAACCCAAATCCATTTCTTGATTTCGGATTCTTTGAAGGGGAAGAGGGGATTGGTTCCTTTCAATCGAGTGAAAAGAAAGACTATTTCTATTGGAAACAGAGTGGTAGAAAAATGGAAACGTTTGGATACGAACCAAATCAATGTAACGGTGAAAATATTTACCATTTACCCTCTGGTTTTTTTGGTGAATCATTTAAATCTTTGTTGTATACCGACAAAGATACATCTAACAACCATTTAACTGTCTGGAATGATAGCCTATTAAAAGAAAAATCATATGATGGTTCTCGTTCCCTTCACCCCGAAATTACACCCATTCTTTTTTCATCCTCAATGGTAAGTTCGATTCCTTGTCCAGGGTTATGGAGGAGTCCAGGTTCTGAAAAAACTGCCAGTTTGGAAATTGTTAAATTAAAAGACCAAGCAGGTTACTTGGCAAATTCCGCGTTAGGAAATCTTGGTTCAATTTTTTTTGGAAACCAAAGACAGAAATTGGCAATCTCTGTGATACCGTTGTTTAGCTTACAGTTTAACTTAGATGTAACGAATGTTCTCTTTGGTCACCCCGAAGAACAGATGTATTCTTATTTCACTCATCCAAATCTCATCAAACCAGTTGGATTTCTAGAGAAAAAAGGACCAATTCAAATCGAAGCCATTTATCCGAATCCTTTTCTCTCGCAGAATGAATGGGTTTATGTATGCAATCGCTCTGGAAATACAGAGGATTTAAGTTTGTATTTAATAGAAGATGAAACTTCAACGGATGATTTGGTTTCTTACCAATCCCGGTTTCCGAATGAAATTCCTATTGGTAAAAATGGGAAAGGATTTATAACAAACGATACCGTTTTACCACCTTCCAGTTGTGCCTGGATTGTGGATCCTGATGGTAAAGATTGGTACTTACCGATCTTTCATTCAGAATCGGATCGATTGATCACCGTTGTCACAACACAGACCATCGGAAATGGAATCTCTTCTGGTGAATTCCTCCAACTGAGAAAAAAGAGTAATGGAGTTTCCATTCTCATTTCATCTTTCGGACATAAGGAAAGTCCCTCAAACTTTCATAAGACTGTAAGCACCGGAGAATACATTTGGTTAAAAACGAATGCAGAAGGAACCACTCCAGATGACTTTGAAGTCTATCGTGAGGAAAATTGA
- a CDS encoding FecR domain-containing protein, with product MRKSIVHTILVLIIMFCQFPVMAEPDAALEPITITVQKGETLSLISERHLSDPKRWPELLKYNKIPNPDLIKPGLSLVVPVFLRKSVVGVTEFVMGQVEWNGTGGKGPWTPLKLGQELHPNDQIKTNGKGKTDIHINQVGMVRILNNSHFEVRGEDKKGGPVTVALFKGSLDAKVTKSDPPTTNHKFNIVSPSSTAGVRGTEFRVELDEKLSSTISCFEGVVDVNAQGKTVELTQGMATFVEKGKSPVQPYKIPEAPRIKEE from the coding sequence ATGAGAAAGTCCATCGTACACACTATCCTAGTACTTATCATAATGTTCTGCCAATTCCCTGTCATGGCAGAACCAGATGCGGCATTGGAACCCATCACCATCACTGTCCAAAAGGGAGAAACTCTTTCTCTCATTTCGGAACGCCACCTTTCTGATCCGAAACGTTGGCCAGAACTCTTGAAATACAATAAAATTCCAAATCCCGATTTGATCAAACCAGGTCTCTCTCTTGTAGTTCCTGTTTTTTTAAGAAAGTCAGTGGTTGGTGTTACTGAATTTGTGATGGGACAAGTGGAATGGAATGGAACTGGTGGAAAAGGACCTTGGACTCCACTCAAACTTGGCCAAGAATTACATCCGAATGACCAAATCAAAACCAATGGAAAGGGAAAAACGGACATCCACATCAACCAGGTGGGAATGGTACGCATCTTAAACAATAGCCATTTTGAAGTGAGAGGGGAAGATAAAAAAGGTGGGCCTGTCACAGTGGCACTTTTTAAAGGTAGCCTTGACGCAAAAGTGACAAAAAGTGATCCGCCAACGACGAACCATAAATTCAATATTGTTAGCCCGTCTTCTACTGCCGGTGTGAGAGGGACTGAGTTCCGAGTGGAACTCGATGAAAAATTGAGTTCAACAATCTCTTGTTTTGAAGGTGTTGTGGATGTAAATGCACAAGGGAAAACGGTAGAACTGACACAAGGAATGGCAACCTTCGTCGAAAAAGGAAAGTCACCTGTCCAACCTTATAAAATTCCAGAAGCACCTCGTATCAAAGAAGAATAG
- a CDS encoding LA_2168 family protein has translation MYLTFVIFNFLVLNFIPFTRVYGIGLEFGIYGYELFLKENQNTKPLEVPNWDFHNQRWGQVFRNDAYLNRSSGESGFVGLKDKNNRNQIHWNLDVQLTTGPETGLRNYYLGKNHFLGYQSKLFFLGVGRREHLFSPKSFSTQYDGGEGLFLEIKPESNLTFQFMIWDFYSGSLLLSKDQFHGLLRTESSSEFLTSEKKNEGFSRSHHRRHSFGIHYGESNSLRLGFHYLELGGFGPNTKDHPSETKKNSADGDSLFSGNFGFGIQFETLSFAFDFLWCKGSDRTRSQIAEKPGTIPIAGEAIQIGTELKLGEFKIRSSHFLSDTAETNQNHQIVKEGYVSMGTHPSQTPYLSQIFRMFPSAAVTESGYEKNFALIEGRAFGYLTELVLSYQYQQVIVKLIGNYFVPYHQNGLLDGRIHFQKRQFEKFFVAEGMLEVALKSEEGFELGVGLSQLYLPESMGISSNFGYVYGRYQI, from the coding sequence ATTTATCTAACGTTCGTTATTTTCAATTTCCTAGTCTTGAATTTTATTCCTTTTACAAGAGTGTATGGAATTGGTCTTGAGTTTGGCATTTATGGCTATGAATTATTTTTAAAAGAAAACCAAAACACCAAACCATTGGAAGTTCCCAATTGGGATTTTCATAACCAAAGATGGGGGCAAGTATTTCGTAACGATGCCTATTTGAATCGAAGCTCAGGAGAATCAGGTTTTGTTGGTTTAAAAGATAAGAATAACCGAAACCAAATCCACTGGAACCTTGATGTCCAACTCACAACAGGACCAGAAACCGGGTTACGAAATTATTACTTAGGAAAAAATCATTTTTTAGGTTACCAATCCAAATTGTTTTTTTTAGGGGTGGGCCGAAGGGAACACTTGTTTTCACCTAAAAGTTTTTCCACTCAATACGATGGAGGCGAAGGTTTATTTTTAGAAATAAAACCTGAATCCAATCTTACATTTCAATTTATGATTTGGGATTTTTATTCTGGATCACTTCTCCTCTCGAAAGACCAATTTCATGGTTTACTTCGTACGGAATCTTCTTCGGAATTTTTGACATCCGAAAAAAAGAATGAAGGGTTTAGTCGTTCTCATCATAGGAGGCATAGTTTCGGGATCCATTATGGTGAATCTAATTCTTTACGACTTGGTTTTCACTACTTGGAACTAGGAGGTTTTGGGCCTAACACAAAAGACCATCCAAGTGAAACAAAGAAGAATTCTGCAGATGGTGATTCTCTCTTTTCCGGGAATTTTGGATTTGGAATACAATTTGAAACCTTATCCTTTGCATTTGATTTTTTGTGGTGTAAGGGGAGTGACAGGACTCGTTCCCAAATCGCAGAGAAACCGGGAACCATTCCAATTGCAGGTGAGGCAATCCAAATTGGCACTGAATTAAAGTTAGGTGAATTTAAAATAAGAAGTTCTCATTTTCTCTCCGATACTGCAGAAACAAATCAAAACCATCAAATTGTAAAAGAAGGTTATGTATCAATGGGTACACACCCGAGTCAAACACCTTATTTATCACAGATATTTCGAATGTTTCCATCGGCCGCCGTCACTGAATCGGGGTATGAGAAGAACTTTGCCCTCATCGAAGGAAGAGCCTTCGGGTATTTAACGGAATTGGTACTTTCATACCAATACCAACAAGTCATTGTTAAGTTAATCGGAAATTATTTTGTGCCTTACCACCAAAATGGTTTGTTAGATGGTCGGATCCATTTTCAAAAAAGACAATTTGAGAAATTTTTTGTGGCTGAAGGTATGTTGGAAGTGGCACTTAAAAGTGAGGAAGGGTTTGAGTTAGGAGTTGGGCTTTCTCAGTTATATCTACCGGAATCCATGGGTATCAGTTCTAATTTTGGATATGTCTATGGAAGGTACCAAATTTGA
- a CDS encoding phospholipase D-like domain-containing protein, giving the protein MKIDRDKKFIPFIPIISVWFVLHCHSPKSKLDLSAFLFPSPLSEIYFSYPGRNVTKEKKRIVRDVILSEIQKSKESIRMYVYSIDDYEIISALYAKKRTGVNIQIYGDKDEDYKELESFGFKVQRWEGSGIHHTKIMLFDRKRMFLGTGNFTSHGLETDHNVYWIQNLKLPEYDALVYTLEGKNLLGTVEVGGLKYIFSPDAGFEIQAQILEAIDSAKVSIQYLIYSHFDPVISLKLLEASKRGVRVWGIYNSPKQTNPEAIYLSQHLPFPSQIWEDGNVDFVYEENAYKGGLLHHKTMVIDERDVYVGSYNYSVSARDNNKEVFVKMSHPLITNEFLKEWKRIESNAIPLIASNVSADTDQTWELHSFMIKRFYNPLYETNLFFQETGNFDSNSNALAKPYQQSLGWVGIPKNNGLEKEWGRFDWEKVEPDPIWEMSEGTDISLSLQNYFLGTRVSLSNGEKIHSISIWDGSNPKELIPIDPNSIAVGRTNFRQGKNLWMWVHTEKRTISFCHTRQKNTIPRWIVFLLNRLQAKQNQSLLCSND; this is encoded by the coding sequence TTGAAAATAGATAGAGATAAAAAGTTCATTCCTTTTATTCCAATCATTAGTGTATGGTTTGTTTTGCATTGCCATTCACCAAAATCAAAACTAGATCTGTCTGCATTTTTATTTCCAAGTCCACTGAGTGAAATTTATTTCTCTTATCCCGGTCGGAATGTGACAAAAGAAAAAAAGAGAATCGTAAGAGATGTGATTCTTTCAGAAATTCAAAAGTCGAAGGAATCCATTCGTATGTATGTTTATTCGATTGATGACTATGAAATCATCTCTGCCCTGTATGCCAAAAAAAGAACTGGAGTGAATATCCAAATTTATGGCGACAAAGATGAGGATTACAAGGAACTAGAGTCTTTTGGATTCAAAGTACAACGTTGGGAAGGTTCAGGGATTCACCATACAAAGATTATGTTATTCGATCGAAAAAGAATGTTCCTTGGTACAGGAAATTTTACTTCGCATGGATTGGAAACAGATCACAATGTCTATTGGATCCAAAATCTTAAACTTCCAGAATACGATGCACTTGTTTACACATTGGAGGGTAAAAATCTTTTGGGAACTGTCGAAGTTGGAGGCTTAAAATATATATTTTCACCTGACGCAGGGTTTGAAATCCAAGCTCAGATCCTTGAGGCAATTGATTCGGCAAAAGTATCCATCCAATATTTAATTTATTCTCACTTCGATCCGGTCATAAGTTTAAAGTTATTAGAAGCATCAAAACGAGGGGTGCGGGTTTGGGGAATTTATAACTCACCGAAACAAACAAATCCCGAAGCGATTTATCTAAGCCAACATTTGCCTTTCCCATCTCAAATCTGGGAAGATGGAAATGTCGACTTTGTGTATGAAGAGAATGCATACAAAGGTGGACTCTTACACCACAAAACAATGGTAATCGACGAAAGGGATGTATATGTTGGGTCTTATAATTATTCTGTATCAGCAAGGGACAATAACAAAGAAGTATTTGTCAAAATGAGTCACCCTCTCATTACGAATGAATTTTTAAAGGAGTGGAAACGGATTGAATCAAATGCCATTCCACTCATAGCGTCCAATGTTTCTGCCGATACAGACCAAACTTGGGAGTTACATTCTTTTATGATCAAACGTTTTTATAATCCCTTGTACGAAACAAATTTGTTTTTCCAAGAAACAGGAAATTTTGACTCTAACTCTAATGCCCTTGCAAAACCATACCAACAATCGTTAGGTTGGGTTGGGATTCCAAAAAACAATGGTTTGGAAAAGGAATGGGGAAGGTTTGATTGGGAAAAAGTCGAACCAGATCCAATATGGGAAATGAGTGAAGGAACGGATATATCCTTAAGTTTACAAAATTACTTCCTTGGAACACGTGTGAGTCTTTCCAATGGAGAAAAAATCCATTCCATTTCCATTTGGGATGGAAGTAATCCGAAAGAATTGATTCCAATTGATCCAAATTCCATTGCAGTGGGAAGGACAAACTTTAGGCAGGGTAAAAATCTTTGGATGTGGGTTCATACAGAGAAACGAACCATATCCTTTTGCCATACAAGACAAAAAAATACCATTCCAAGATGGATAGTATTTCTGTTAAACCGTTTGCAGGCAAAACAGAATCAATCTTTGTTATGTTCTAATGACTAG
- a CDS encoding LBF_2017 N-terminal domain-containing protein: protein MKQNLTVILTLLVLIFSAVDSKPKRELRILIDAEADANFELELWQEKPSEMEASIAPKPPEVIQFKGNRITVTPKDDFEYFRVRRLGEYGAKGFWTQVFSTNVDPGSPLSVPKEFVTKKTFEPKPVPKKQVSVISNDSFVIIKEKEVGSRYLTRDHINVSPSDDASGIAEVRYRVNDGQWNSAKSLASIPFTEEGEYKLFYFSVDRAGNKEPIQIVEFTKDTNPPTSNVEWMGTMTKGKGNTNFLSPTSAIRLVAKDNRSGVKDILYSITCQSGTQSEFKSFTTDISVLGLKSECKGSFQLFYYAVDQVGNEEPVKTLNFQLGSESN, encoded by the coding sequence ATGAAACAAAATCTAACTGTAATTCTCACTTTATTAGTACTGATTTTTAGTGCCGTAGATTCTAAACCAAAAAGGGAACTAAGAATCCTCATCGATGCGGAAGCCGATGCCAATTTTGAATTGGAACTTTGGCAAGAAAAACCAAGCGAAATGGAAGCATCGATAGCGCCAAAACCACCAGAGGTGATTCAATTCAAAGGGAATCGAATCACTGTGACTCCAAAAGATGACTTCGAATACTTTCGTGTTCGCAGGTTAGGTGAATATGGAGCGAAAGGATTTTGGACCCAAGTGTTCTCTACAAATGTAGACCCTGGTTCTCCTTTGTCTGTTCCAAAAGAATTTGTAACAAAAAAAACATTTGAACCAAAACCAGTTCCGAAAAAACAAGTCTCCGTAATCTCTAACGATAGTTTTGTGATTATCAAAGAAAAGGAAGTTGGTTCTAGGTATTTAACGAGAGACCATATCAATGTATCACCTAGCGATGATGCTTCGGGAATTGCGGAAGTTCGTTACCGAGTGAATGATGGGCAATGGAATTCTGCAAAATCTTTAGCTTCGATTCCTTTTACAGAAGAAGGAGAATACAAATTATTTTATTTCTCTGTGGACAGGGCTGGAAACAAAGAACCAATTCAAATAGTAGAATTTACTAAAGATACGAATCCTCCAACTTCCAATGTAGAGTGGATGGGTACGATGACAAAAGGAAAAGGGAATACAAACTTTTTATCCCCAACTTCTGCAATCCGATTGGTAGCAAAAGACAATCGAAGTGGAGTTAAAGATATTCTGTATTCGATCACCTGCCAATCAGGAACTCAATCTGAGTTTAAATCCTTTACAACGGATATCTCCGTATTAGGTTTAAAATCTGAATGTAAAGGTTCCTTCCAATTGTTTTATTATGCAGTGGACCAAGTAGGAAATGAAGAACCAGTAAAAACTTTAAATTTCCAATTGGGAAGTGAATCGAATTAA
- the uvrC gene encoding excinuclease ABC subunit UvrC encodes MKDALILKTIQEKIKNLGSLPGCYLWKNQLGQVIYVGKALKLQSRVRSYLNPNQKDRKTRALYVELYDLDWIATRTEKEALLLEATLIKKYNPKFNVRLKDDKKYPFLCVSTSEDYPMVFLTRKVKDNGDRYFGPFTDVKAARDTLELIHRIFPVRKTKLKLPLSKPQRPCLNFHMGRCLGPCQGNITKETYAELVDEILRFLEGKKDRLVADLKSAMLTASTKMEYERAGFLKQRIEKINQIREKQTVVSLDGGDEDILGISRRDDEGQIVILEVRGGRLEGKKSFPLTGLSFSDDEEAFNSFLRDYYLNVTILPSVVYLPTSAKGNHDVFLETILEKYGTSIKLKFPEMGPKKSLLRLAEKNAELSLTERILATKLRDQTVAMKELQEKLNLPTLPRTIECYDISHFQGSSPVASGVMFVEGKPYKSGYRHYKMRGYDGINDPGMIHEVIARRLSHLVNEEEPLPDLIVIDGGLTQLSRAAEAANALDLGHIPMVGLAKKREEIYFPGEKHPYSFDIHSPMMRLLRNLRDEAHRFGVTFQRLQRKKKALKSILDDIPDIGASRRKNILIYFQSKKKVTDASKEELENVQGIGPVLAEKIYNNIQSLKKIEPK; translated from the coding sequence ATGAAAGACGCCCTTATACTCAAAACCATCCAAGAAAAAATAAAAAACTTAGGCAGTTTACCAGGGTGTTATCTTTGGAAAAACCAATTGGGGCAAGTGATCTATGTGGGAAAAGCCCTGAAACTCCAATCACGAGTTAGGTCCTATCTCAATCCTAACCAAAAAGACAGAAAAACAAGAGCACTTTATGTTGAATTGTATGATTTGGATTGGATTGCAACAAGGACAGAAAAAGAAGCCTTATTGCTCGAAGCCACACTCATCAAAAAATACAACCCTAAGTTCAATGTTAGGTTAAAAGATGATAAAAAATATCCCTTCTTATGTGTCTCCACAAGTGAAGACTACCCAATGGTGTTTTTGACTCGGAAAGTAAAAGACAATGGAGACAGATACTTTGGGCCATTTACGGATGTCAAAGCAGCTAGGGATACACTAGAGCTCATCCATCGCATTTTTCCAGTTAGAAAAACGAAACTAAAACTTCCACTTTCAAAACCGCAAAGGCCTTGCCTCAATTTTCATATGGGACGTTGCCTTGGACCTTGCCAGGGAAATATCACAAAAGAAACTTATGCCGAGTTAGTGGATGAAATCCTTCGATTTTTAGAAGGTAAAAAAGATCGCCTTGTTGCCGATTTAAAATCTGCGATGTTAACTGCTTCCACAAAAATGGAATATGAACGAGCAGGATTTCTCAAACAAAGGATTGAAAAAATCAATCAAATCCGAGAGAAACAAACAGTTGTCAGTTTGGATGGTGGAGATGAAGATATTTTAGGCATTAGCAGACGAGACGATGAAGGTCAGATTGTCATACTCGAAGTGAGAGGTGGTAGGTTGGAAGGAAAAAAATCTTTCCCATTGACTGGCCTTTCTTTTTCAGATGATGAAGAAGCTTTTAACTCTTTTTTGCGTGATTATTATCTAAACGTCACCATCTTACCAAGTGTTGTGTACTTACCAACGTCGGCAAAAGGCAATCACGATGTGTTCTTAGAAACAATTCTCGAAAAATACGGCACATCCATTAAATTAAAATTCCCTGAGATGGGTCCGAAAAAATCCTTACTTCGCCTAGCAGAAAAAAATGCGGAATTGAGTTTAACAGAAAGGATCCTCGCAACAAAACTTCGTGACCAAACTGTTGCTATGAAGGAGTTACAAGAAAAGTTAAATTTACCAACGCTACCTAGGACAATTGAGTGTTATGATATCTCGCATTTCCAAGGGAGTTCTCCTGTTGCCAGTGGTGTGATGTTTGTAGAAGGAAAACCATATAAATCAGGGTATCGCCATTATAAAATGAGAGGTTATGATGGAATCAACGATCCTGGTATGATCCATGAAGTGATTGCAAGAAGGTTAAGCCACTTGGTGAACGAAGAAGAACCACTGCCTGATTTGATTGTGATCGATGGAGGACTTACCCAATTATCACGAGCTGCCGAAGCGGCGAATGCACTCGATCTAGGGCATATTCCAATGGTAGGCCTTGCAAAAAAACGAGAAGAGATTTATTTTCCAGGGGAAAAACACCCTTATAGTTTTGATATCCATTCGCCTATGATGCGACTTCTTCGTAATTTACGAGATGAAGCCCACAGGTTTGGTGTTACCTTCCAAAGATTACAAAGGAAGAAAAAAGCACTCAAATCCATTTTGGATGATATCCCTGATATCGGAGCAAGTCGAAGGAAAAATATCCTAATCTATTTCCAATCGAAAAAAAAAGTCACGGATGCATCAAAAGAAGAATTGGAAAATGTACAAGGCATTGGGCCAGTGCTTGCTGAAAAAATTTATAATAACATTCAATCTTTAAAAAAAATAGAACCGAAATAA
- a CDS encoding MFS transporter, with the protein MKKNLSLAIFQHKDFRFFIVARFFMVLAINIQATIVGWQVYELTGSVLDLGLVGLFEAIPSILVSLYAGHLADLRDRRNIIVVCLFFLFVCSLTLFAFTGPLFYLLETYKAYPIFLVILVSGIARGFISPAIFSFVTQLVPREHYPHSAAWMGTSFQAGAVIGPALGGIVYGSLGIHWAYGLDSICIGLPFLLFFWIKKRSLPETKVKEPLKDSLLKGLKFVLKNEIMLGAMALDMFAVLFGGAVALLPVFAKDILFVGSEGLGYLRAAPSFGALIMAYYLTYKPPLEKSGKVLLSCVFGFGICMLVFGLSHSFYLSLFALFLSGVFDSVSVVIRSTIMQTMTPEDMRGRVSAINKVFIGSSNEIGAFESGISAKFLGTVGSVVFGATMTVFIVMFTYRLAPKLKELELKNWV; encoded by the coding sequence ATGAAAAAAAATCTTTCTTTAGCCATTTTCCAACATAAAGACTTTCGGTTTTTTATTGTCGCTCGGTTTTTTATGGTCCTTGCGATTAATATCCAAGCAACAATCGTTGGTTGGCAGGTTTATGAACTTACAGGTAGTGTGTTGGATCTGGGCCTTGTTGGATTGTTTGAAGCCATTCCTTCCATCCTTGTCTCTCTTTATGCGGGCCACCTAGCAGACCTTAGAGACCGCAGAAATATCATTGTTGTATGTCTGTTTTTTTTATTCGTCTGTTCCCTCACCTTATTTGCATTCACTGGTCCATTGTTTTATCTTTTGGAAACTTATAAGGCATATCCGATATTTTTAGTGATATTGGTCTCTGGGATTGCTCGAGGATTTATTTCCCCTGCTATTTTTAGTTTTGTTACTCAACTTGTGCCAAGAGAACATTACCCACATTCAGCAGCTTGGATGGGAACATCTTTCCAAGCTGGTGCCGTCATTGGTCCAGCTCTTGGTGGAATTGTGTATGGGAGTTTAGGAATCCACTGGGCTTATGGACTAGATTCTATTTGTATTGGTTTACCCTTCCTGTTATTCTTTTGGATTAAAAAACGAAGTTTACCAGAAACAAAAGTCAAAGAACCACTTAAAGATAGCCTGCTCAAAGGTTTAAAATTTGTTTTAAAAAATGAGATCATGTTAGGTGCCATGGCACTCGATATGTTTGCTGTTTTATTTGGCGGAGCCGTTGCTCTTCTTCCTGTATTTGCAAAGGATATTTTATTCGTTGGTTCGGAAGGACTCGGGTATTTGCGCGCAGCACCTTCCTTTGGTGCTTTGATTATGGCCTATTACCTAACTTACAAACCACCACTTGAAAAATCAGGTAAGGTTTTACTCTCTTGTGTATTTGGATTTGGGATCTGTATGTTGGTATTTGGTTTATCCCATTCATTTTATCTCTCTCTTTTCGCTTTATTTTTATCAGGTGTATTCGATAGTGTTTCGGTCGTAATCCGTTCGACCATCATGCAAACGATGACTCCGGAAGATATGCGTGGGCGAGTGAGTGCTATCAATAAAGTGTTTATTGGTTCCTCCAATGAAATTGGTGCATTTGAATCAGGAATTTCTGCTAAATTTTTAGGGACAGTTGGTTCTGTTGTGTTTGGAGCCACCATGACGGTATTCATTGTGATGTTTACGTATCGGCTGGCACCCAAACTAAAAGAACTAGAGCTAAAAAACTGGGTTTAA